In the genome of Candidatus Poribacteria bacterium, the window GGTGTTTCATCCCAAACCTAAAGGATTGGGCTTTCACACCGCAACTTTAGGTAAAAAACTCGCTAAATTCGCGTCAATCCGCGATTCAGAAAGACAACCCACAAAAACTTTAAAGACCCGTCATTTTGCTTGACACGAATTTATTTGTCGTCTATTTTGTTACGTAGTTCTCAGTTATCGGTTTTCAGTTTCAGTTAGAAGTCGTGAAATTGGATGACGGAGGTTAGAGATACATGGGGATTTTGACGCAAACGCAGCGTAAACAGTGGAAGACAGAGGGGTACCTCGTTTTGAAAGGGGTGCTCGCTCCTGAAGAAGTCCAAGCCTTGAAAACAACTGTAGATGAAATGGATGCAGAGTTTCGGAAAGGCGAAAATGTCACTGCCGATTCTGCTTTCGACAAGCGAAATGTGATGGAAGACAACGACATTTTCGTAGATCTGATGGATCATCCGGCGACATTTCCGATCGTGCGTGAGTTGATGGGGGATTATATCCAACTGAGTATGTCGGAGGCGATCGTGCGTCCCCCGAATCCGAAAGACCAAGGGTATCTACACACGGACGGCGGGCAGGCGATGCGAACCATTCGGGTTAGCAGATCGAGTTCACCCCTGCAAGTCAAAATCCATTATTTTTTGACGGATCTTGAGGAGCCGGACAGTGGTAACTTCACGGTTGTGCCGGGGAGCCATAACCGGACGTTTCCAGAAACGGGTGTCAAGGACGGTCCCTATATTCCTGAAGCGGTGCAGCTATGTGTGAAAGCAGGAGATGCCGCTGTCTTTCCGCACGCGTTGTGGCACGGGGTTGTCGCAAACCGCTCGGAACACGCTCGGAAAACACTAATTTATTGCTACAGCCATCACTGTTTCCGTCCGTTCGATTACGAAAAGGTGTCTCCTGAACTTATGGAGCGATGCACGCCGCGTCAACGTCGGTTAATCGGAGATATCGGGGATTGGAGACCGGGATCTTATTTCTATTCGCCGGGTGATCAGGAAAAATTAATCAGCGGGCTGGAGGAAGGTTAGTTGTAATGTGGGGAGCGGCAGTCAGGATGGTGTCCATTAAATGAGGTTTAAATTGGCAATTTCTAAACGTGCGATAAATCGCACTACTACGAACTTGCCGTAAAACTCAACATTGAAGGACTACTAATCGATTTCGATGACAACGTACTGTTGTTCAACGGTGACGGGGAAGGTATCGGCGACGTAAGGACCTTTTTCGGGTCCAGAATTGGACGCTTCGATGTCCTCACCGCTCTCGACCTGGACTTCGTACTTTCTGACACGCCGTTGGGCGGGACTCCACCAAGACTGTCCTGTTTTGATGTCGAATTCCCAACTGTGCCATGGGCATCGGAGAATTTCACCTTGTCGGGTATAGTGATAACTGCCCGGTGCGGAGGATTCTAAAAAGCCAGTGACGAGTCCACTGCATAGGGGACCGCCTTGATGTGGGCAACTATTACGGATAGCGAAATATTCGCCATCGATATTAAAAACGCCGATGGAACGACCGCCGATATCGACGATCTTACGTTCACCGGGAGGAATCTCATCTGGGGTTGCTACTACGTATTTAGGCATGTGGTTATTGGTTATTAGTTGTCAGGAACCCCAACCCCCTAAATCCCCGTTATCAGGGGGACAGGAAGTCAGAAGGAAGTCAGTTAAGAGTCGGGATTCGGAGATCCCTCCTACCGTTAGGAGTTATTTATCAGTTATCAACAGTCAGTGATGGATTGGCGCGCTTACAAAGCGCGCCTACCTATTTTAATCACTACAGTTTATCAAATGCGTAAAGCTCGCGGGCGTTGTCCGCTAAGATCTTGCGACGCAGTTCCGGCTTCAGGAAACTGGGTAAAGCACGGTCAGGTGAATCGAAATCCCAATGCGGGTAATCGCTGGCGAACATGAGTTTGTCATTCATGTCCATCTGCTCAAGCATCTGCTCGAAATACTCGCGTTTCGGTGGCTCTTCCATCGGTTGTGTGCTGAGCCAGAAGTGATCTCGGATGTATTCCGAGGGTTTCCGTTTAAGGTCGGGCACCTCTATGCGTAGCCGCTCCCATGTGGCGTCAAGTCGCCACATCAGCGGTGGAAGCCATGCGAATCCACCTTCAATGAGGACAATTTTGAGTGTCGGAAAACGCTCAAATACACCTTCCATGACGAAACTGATGACTTGGGTATGGAAGGCTTGTGGCATACCGCCATGATCTTCAATGTAATAGGAGGGCCACCCGGCACCTGTAATGATACCCTGATTGCCTCCAAAGTGGATAGCGATGGGTAAGTCATACTCACAAGCGGCTTCGTACATTTTCCAGTATCTTCGGTTTCCAAGGGGATCCCTTGTCCGTGCGAGGAGCAAGAGCTGAACAAACGCTGGGTTGGGACCGCAGCGATGGACCTCCGCAGCCGCAAGATCTCCATCCTCATAGGGGGGAACAATAGAGGCGCGTAGGCGTGGGTCAACTTCCACCCAATCGGCGACCTGCCAATCGTTGACTGCCCGTGCGAGTGCATCACCAAATTCAAGATTCAACTGTTCACCAACAGGCATAAGCGGGGTAAGCACGCCGTACTCAATATCGAATGCGTCCAACAATTGCGCCTGCATGAACCCCAAATCTGCACCCGGAGAGAGTCCTGAGGGGGGCCATGCGTCCCGCCGTGCGGCATTGAGGAGTGCACGCGGATAGTAGCCACCGATGCGGCCACGGAGCCCGAAAGTCTTGTAATGTTCCTGCCATCGTTCGGATAGGTAAGGAGACAACCCGCCGGGTGGAACGGAATTGTGGACGTCGCAATCAATCACCGAGAATTTAGAACGTTTCGTCGCTGTGTTTTCCATTGCGTTTTTCTCCAAAAGACTTAGCGATACGGGCGAGGGGACCTCGCCTCTACTAGAGTTGATAGAAGGCACGGGCGTTCTCGTGTAGAATTTTACGAGCGAGTGTGCCCGGTAGTTCTGTCGGGAAAGCATCATTAGGCGTATTGAACTGCCAATGCGGATAATCCGTTGAAAACATTAGCATTTCATCAGATTCCAATTGCCCGATAATCTGAAGAAGTTGTGTCGGTGTCGGTGGTGCATCAATCGGTTGTAAGGTAAACCGTATGTGCTTACGCATGTATTCGGAGGGCGGACGTTTCACCCACGGTGTGTTGCTTCGGAGGCCCCGCCACTCTTTATCAATCCGCCACATAACAGCGGGAAGCCACGTAAAACCACTTTCAATCAGAACGACCCGTAGTTCAGGGAACTGGTCGAAAACGCCTTCCGCAACGAGGCTAATCACCTGGGCTTGGAAGACCTGTGTCATCCCGCTATATTCCTCTACAAATGTGGAGGGCCAACCCGTCGCTGAGGGCTGAGTACCCGGAGCACCGCCGTAATGGATGCCGATAGCGAGGTTATTTCGGACGGCGGCTTCGTAAATCGGATGATGAATGCGGTTACCATAAGGGATACGTGAACGGACAGGGAGTATCGCTTGGACAAACCCCGGATGACCGCCCACTCTCTCAATTTCCTTAGCAGCGAGATCTGGAAGTTGACTCGGAATCACAAGGGAAGCACGGAGTCGGGGTTCGGGATCGAGCCAATGTTCCATCTGCCAATCGTTTACCGCCTGCGCGATAGCTTCAGCGAGGTCCGGGTTGTGGACGCTTTGCACGCGATAGGCACAATTGAGAATACCGTATTCGAGATTCCAAGCATCAAGTAGGTGTTCACGGACCTGTTCGAGGTCCACATCCCACGGAGACGGTGCGTCGGGATGTGTCGTTAGCGGTGCCTGACGCGGATAATCATTTGCATCGGGACCTCTAAAGCCGGAGGTACTACAATAGTCGCACCAAAAATCAGACATGTAAGGGAAAAGGGTCTGTAAGGTTGGAACTTCGTTATGGATATCGCAGTCAATCGCCTTAACCCCTGCTTGGACAAAATTCGGGGTATCCTTACTTTCCATCTACCTCTCCTCGCTTTGACAGACAATGGGGCGTACTGGATTTGAACCAGTGACTTCTACCGTGTGAAGGTAGCGCTCGTACCCCTGAGCTAACGCCCCACGTAAGGGTATGGGCCCACTAGGACTCGAACCTAGGACCAGCCGGTTATGAGCCGGCGGCTCTGACCACTGAGCTATGGGCCCCTTTAGAATAGCTTTTGTGTGGAAATTATATCATATTTTGCAAAAAATATCAAATTTTAATGAACAAAATCTCGGAGTTTACGGCTTCGTCTTGGGTGTCTTAACTTCCGAAGTGCTTTCGCTTCAATTTGCCGGATCCGTTCCCGTGTTACTTCAAAGATATTGCCAACCTCTTCAAGCGTCCTTGGATAGCCATCCTCAATCCCAAAACGGAGAGAAATCACCTTTCTTTCGCGTTCATTTAGTTCAGAAAGGACTTCTTGAATCTGCTCTTTGAGTATATTCAATTCCGCTTCTTGGACAGGGGAAGGAGAGTCAACATCCATAATGAAAGCCCCAAGAGGATTCTCATCTTCTTCACCGATGGGAGTGTCTAAAGAGGCTGTTTCAGGAGCGACCGCCAAAGCCTCATTGACCTTACTGGTGGAAATCCTGAGATCGGCGGCGATCTGTTCAGCCGAGGGTTCAGTGCCTAACTCCTGTAAGAGTGAGCGTTGCACACGTCTTATTTTGTTAATTCGTTCGTGCATGTGAACGGGGATGCGGATCGTGCGTCCTTGGTCAGCGATGGCCCGTGTGATACCTTGTCGGATCCACCATGTGGCGTAGGTGCTAAATTTATATCCGCGCTGATAATCAAATTTGTCGACTGCTCGCATCAAACCGATATTTCCCTCCTGGATTAAGTCGAGAAATTCGAGTCCCGATGCGCGGTGCCTATGCTTCTTTGCAATACTGACAACAAGTCGGAGGTTCGCTTCAACAATCGCCATCTTTGCGTCCTGTGCTTCGGATTCACCCTTATCAATCTGCTGTGTGAGGGTCTTGAGCTGTTCTCGTGAAACACCAATTTCGGTCATGTGCTGGCGGATACTGCGTTGTAACCGAACAATGTTTACATAGGCAACTTTTGCAGCGTCGGTTTCAAATTGACGCTCCGTTCCGTTCCTTCCGTTGAGCCATTCATCAGGGATATTATGTGTCTGCTGAAGGTATTGGATTTCACTTTCCCAAGTGCTAATCTGATATTCAGCTTGCTTGACGCGGTCAGAAATTTTGCTAATCTCCTCCCGGTCAATCTTAAGTTCTTCAAGCGTCTTAATGAGATTGGTACGGGTTTTCGATTTTCCAGCGGTTTTCCCTCCATTCTTAGCAGTAGGAAGTGGCATAGCGGCGAGACGTTCCATCTCCAAGTTTTCAAGTACATCCAATGCTTTTTTAACCTGTTCTCGTAATTTGCGCTCCTTATTCTGGGTCGAGGTGCTGGAAACCGGCATATCGATAATATCAGAGGCACGTTTTTTAGCCGTGACGATTTTATAGAGAAGTTTCCGGACTTCGGTAAGAGCGAGTGCTGTGCCAAAGGTTGCTTCATGAGCCCTGCGATGTCCTGCCTCAATCTGCTTAGCGAGTTCAACCTCTTGCTCCTTATCAAGCAGTTGAAATTTTCCCATCTCGCGCATGTATACCTTCACAGAATCGTCCGTGTAACTTGTACCCGCGGCGACTATTTCTGCCATTTCATCTTCGTATCCGAGTTCATCATTACCGTCAGTATCCAGATAATCAAGAGTAGGATGATCCTTTAAATCCATCATCAACTCCCTCCTTCATTTGGGTTTTCACCACGAATGTCCGCAATATCATGATCGCGCAAGGCACGTCTTTGGTTCGAGAGTTCCACCAATTCTTTAAGGGTTTCCATTTTGTCTGCTCCCTTAGCACGTGCGTGCGAGCGCGCACGCTGTTCAAGATCTTGCGAGAGGAAATGCCGTAGTTTTTTAAGGCACCCCTCCACTCGCGCCTGTATTAGATTCGGTGGAAGCGCTCTCTGTAGAATTACACCTGAAATGAAAGCACTGAGTTTTTCATCGGGACATTCATTAATTAGGGTTTGAATATCTATCGTCTCATCATCCGTACAAGCTTCCCACAGCAACTGTGCGATTCTAACAAAGTGAGGTTCCGTGAAACTCTGATAGTCAAATTGAGATTTGACATAAGAAATTAACGCTGGACTTCGGATTAATGCTTCAATCAATTGGCGTTCAATTTGTGCGCGGGATGTCAACTTTTGGTTATTGGTCTTGATTCGCCTCTGCTGATTGGAGGTAGGGGTTTCCTTGAACCCTGCATCTCGTAATTC includes:
- a CDS encoding Rieske (2Fe-2S) protein, with the translated sequence MPKYVVATPDEIPPGERKIVDIGGRSIGVFNIDGEYFAIRNSCPHQGGPLCSGLVTGFLESSAPGSYHYTRQGEILRCPWHSWEFDIKTGQSWWSPAQRRVRKYEVQVESGEDIEASNSGPEKGPYVADTFPVTVEQQYVVIEID
- a CDS encoding sigma-70 family RNA polymerase sigma factor, with protein sequence MMDLKDHPTLDYLDTDGNDELGYEDEMAEIVAAGTSYTDDSVKVYMREMGKFQLLDKEQEVELAKQIEAGHRRAHEATFGTALALTEVRKLLYKIVTAKKRASDIIDMPVSSTSTQNKERKLREQVKKALDVLENLEMERLAAMPLPTAKNGGKTAGKSKTRTNLIKTLEELKIDREEISKISDRVKQAEYQISTWESEIQYLQQTHNIPDEWLNGRNGTERQFETDAAKVAYVNIVRLQRSIRQHMTEIGVSREQLKTLTQQIDKGESEAQDAKMAIVEANLRLVVSIAKKHRHRASGLEFLDLIQEGNIGLMRAVDKFDYQRGYKFSTYATWWIRQGITRAIADQGRTIRIPVHMHERINKIRRVQRSLLQELGTEPSAEQIAADLRISTSKVNEALAVAPETASLDTPIGEEDENPLGAFIMDVDSPSPVQEAELNILKEQIQEVLSELNERERKVISLRFGIEDGYPRTLEEVGNIFEVTRERIRQIEAKALRKLRHPRRSRKLRDFVH
- a CDS encoding amidohydrolase, which codes for MENTATKRSKFSVIDCDVHNSVPPGGLSPYLSERWQEHYKTFGLRGRIGGYYPRALLNAARRDAWPPSGLSPGADLGFMQAQLLDAFDIEYGVLTPLMPVGEQLNLEFGDALARAVNDWQVADWVEVDPRLRASIVPPYEDGDLAAAEVHRCGPNPAFVQLLLLARTRDPLGNRRYWKMYEAACEYDLPIAIHFGGNQGIITGAGWPSYYIEDHGGMPQAFHTQVISFVMEGVFERFPTLKIVLIEGGFAWLPPLMWRLDATWERLRIEVPDLKRKPSEYIRDHFWLSTQPMEEPPKREYFEQMLEQMDMNDKLMFASDYPHWDFDSPDRALPSFLKPELRRKILADNARELYAFDKL
- a CDS encoding phytanoyl-CoA dioxygenase family protein; amino-acid sequence: MGILTQTQRKQWKTEGYLVLKGVLAPEEVQALKTTVDEMDAEFRKGENVTADSAFDKRNVMEDNDIFVDLMDHPATFPIVRELMGDYIQLSMSEAIVRPPNPKDQGYLHTDGGQAMRTIRVSRSSSPLQVKIHYFLTDLEEPDSGNFTVVPGSHNRTFPETGVKDGPYIPEAVQLCVKAGDAAVFPHALWHGVVANRSEHARKTLIYCYSHHCFRPFDYEKVSPELMERCTPRQRRLIGDIGDWRPGSYFYSPGDQEKLISGLEEG
- a CDS encoding amidohydrolase family protein, with the protein product MESKDTPNFVQAGVKAIDCDIHNEVPTLQTLFPYMSDFWCDYCSTSGFRGPDANDYPRQAPLTTHPDAPSPWDVDLEQVREHLLDAWNLEYGILNCAYRVQSVHNPDLAEAIAQAVNDWQMEHWLDPEPRLRASLVIPSQLPDLAAKEIERVGGHPGFVQAILPVRSRIPYGNRIHHPIYEAAVRNNLAIGIHYGGAPGTQPSATGWPSTFVEEYSGMTQVFQAQVISLVAEGVFDQFPELRVVLIESGFTWLPAVMWRIDKEWRGLRSNTPWVKRPPSEYMRKHIRFTLQPIDAPPTPTQLLQIIGQLESDEMLMFSTDYPHWQFNTPNDAFPTELPGTLARKILHENARAFYQL